The genome window attcaagaagaaagcaaaaattacacttctcaaaagagaaaaaattactatcttgaatatcaccgataATTACTAGTTTGAAATCttaagaaaatgcaaaatgtGCTATATTGCctgtctcaagatgctaaacatgctaaacttgcactttgcaatggaagcaaaattgcgagctcaaaaattataatggaagcaaaatttgctagcttgcaacttgcatatttcaagaagcaagagttgctttttgaacatcttaaaaccactagcttgcatgttctaaaatgttgttgtTAGCTtatatgaagtagaacatgctatcttactaccttgtatatctaaaacttgatagcttgtatattctaatgtgatatagcacttgctaattttttgctagtttgcatgatgtagcatttgctaaattttcaagcttacaaattgcataatgataaaacttgatattatgtttttcatgcaatatgtTAAACATATGCAGAGTTACGAATATTAATGTAGACTGAACATCGTTCATAGATTTTTCTTGAATCTCTTTACGTTACTCATTGTCAGATTTCACATTGAAATTGAATATTcctataacatgcttactttgaaaatcttgtgccttggtttccataatAAGTATGTGATATTGTGAATTGAGAAGATTCTTACTCTTTTAATCCttcaaaaatgtgtccgaatacatgaacttgtttttcggactttcttgatttaatgatcaaatcacttaattgtcatgatgattttacataattacatgtcttaattacatgttggaaattatgcatTTTGAttacaaaaatttctatgataataagcatgttgattgtatttgaaaatctatagcaaaaccttgtccgaatgcatgaaagtgttaaatttcattttcggattttcttgatcctaacaatcggattttcttgatacattattctcttccgaacctaataaacatatgtcacatcgagtttgattcatttcattgatttttgacatatggaatcatctagcaaatgtatttctcatagacttatcatgcagtgattgcaaaaggcgctcgggcgctcgcctaggcgctcgggcgaggcgaggcgaggcccgagcgcctcgctaatgtcccaggcggcgcgcttcaaacaggcgccgcctgggcgctcgcccgagcccaggcgctgggcgcttcgggcgagcgcctgggtaaaccaaggcgaccgaaccagaattttaggtctggttcggtcctggttcggttgttagttggttcaatcgaaccaactaaaccgatataacccaaaccctaacccaacactaacctgctgccgctgccgctctcgatcccgatcccgatcccgatcgcgatctcgtcgctcgctgccgctgctcccgctgctcccgctgtcgctgctcgcgcctcccgcgagccttcccgctgctcgcgcctcccgcgagctctctcgctgctcgcgcctcccgcgagccctctcgctgctcgcgtctcctgcgagccctcccgcaagccttcccgctgctcgcgcctcccgcgagccctctcgcctcctgcgagccctcccgcgagccttcccgctgctcgcgcctccctcgaggcctcccgctgctcgcgccttccgctccctttccctttcccgctgccgccgctcgctgctgctgctgctgccgctgccgccgctcgccgctgctaccgctgctgccgccgctcgccgacgctgctgccgccgctcgccactgCTGTTGCCGCcgacgctgctgccgccgctcgccactgctgcttcctcgtttctcctcagtatactcttaatattaagtttatttgaattttgaaatgattaattttctgttaatagattaataatatattactttgattttaatgttgttaatttttatttatttgaaattattgttaggtttcaacaaaaatggcaagtgtagagagcaactcaatagagtctccaatggtatcaaaaaaagatcctgcatggaagtataattatttgaaggatccgaaagatcctaatgcagtgacttgcatattctgcgataagactaccagaggtggtatttttcgtgcaaaacaacatctagtaggaaatttcaagaatgcagcagcttgcaaaaaatgtccacctgaggtaaaagaagagttgctgaattatatgaatgaaaagaagacacaaaagaatgaatcttatgggaatttaccagaagacaatgttgaacatctcagggatgaagaagaagattattctgcaagtattaacccaagtgaaaaaagagtatacgacaaaaaaggaaaagaagttatgagtactaagaaaggtagaaaaggaccgatggatctatatatgcttcaaggatcccagaaacaacaagggcaagcaggaggctcaaaattgagacaaacaaatataagtgatgcttgtgataaagaaataagaggaagaacaattcagcacattgctcgcttcttctatcaggctggtcttccccttagtacaactcgtttagacagttttaaggatatgattgaagctattggaagatatggtgcaggattaaaacctccaagttattatgagatgcgagttccattgctgcaaaaagagttgaattatacaaatgacttactaaagggtcataaagaatcatgggcaacacatggttgctctattatgtcagatgtttggactgacaggaggcgcaggagtataattaattttatggttaattgttctttagggactatgtttgtgaagtcaatagatgcttcatcttttgtaaaatctggagacaagatatatgatttacttgacaacttcgtggaagaaattggagaacaaaatatcgttcaaatcataaccgacaatggaagcaattatgttttagctggtaatattcatcttttgattttgttaattattttatcttcaattaagtgtgttaaactcttaagtcttatcatttttgttatcctttgtctcaggtaaattgcttgaatcaaaaagacaacacttgtattggactccatgtgcagcacattgtattgatttaatgttggaagatattggaaagatcttagaaatcaagaaaaccttagaaagggcaatttttgttgttggatttctttataatcacattggggctttgaatatgatgagagaatttacagggaataaagaattagtgagacatggtgttacccgatttgctacttcattcttgacattacagagcgtgcatcgtcaaaaacatactctgagaaatatgtttacctctgagaaatgggtgacaagtaaatgggcaaaagaagcaaaaggcaagagggctgctgatatcatcttaatgccatccttttggaatcatatagtttatatattaaaggtaatgggccctcttgttcgagtccttcggttggtggataatgaaaataagcctgcaatgggatatatttatgaggctatggatagagcaaaggagacgattaaaagatcttttaatgaaaatgaagaaaaatatgagaaaatttttacaatcattgacgaaagatggaattgtcaacttcatcgtcccttacatgcagcaggatattatttgaaccctgaattcttttataagattaaatctgttggatttgatgcagaagttttgggtgggttatatcagtgtgttgcaagattagttcccagcattgaggttcaagataagattattcatgaattatctttatataaaaatgctgaaggtctttttggaattccaattgccgttcgatccaggacaactacctctccaggtattaataatttgatataattaatttcatatatattatgttactatgttattgctaataataacataaattttgcagctgaatggtggagtctatttggaaattccaccccgaacttacagaaatttgctatcaaagtacttagtttgacatgtagtgcttcgggttgtgagcgaaattggagtgtctttgagcatgtaagtattactaaatatttttattttaattcatttatttatttagatatatatattaatatatttttaaattatatgacatgacagattcactcgaagagaagaaatcggttagaacatcaacgattgcacgatcttgtttacataaagtataatcaagctttgaagactcgtcatgatttgaaaaatagatttgattcaatctcattgcaagatattgatgattcaaatgagtggttagtaggagaaatgggtgctaacttgcaagatgctgaagacgagcttgtatttgaagatgatagattgacgtggggagatgtggcaagagcttcaggtgctggagaattacaaacatatacaagacagatgtcaaagagaaaaatgagtgcaaaagcatcaagctcggctcctgctattgttgaagacatagagaatgaaacatatcttgatgaagaggaaggaatcgaagaacaagaggaagaagacgaattcaatgaagatgatttgtgtgaaaatgacgataatattgattatgatgaatgactttgatgtaaaattttaatgttttgaattttgaaactttttgttaatgtgacattgtgattttgtatattagattttcttaattgaatagcatatttttatttaaaattttaaataattatatttattaattatattatatatttttatattttagcgcctcgcttcgctcgggcgagcgcctgggcgagcgcctagcgcctcgggcgtttttggaccttggcgccttttggcgcctagcgctttttaaatcactgttatcatgtgaaaaatatttttcgagaaatagatttgatgattcgttcttataaaaggaagatatttttacgtacaatgatttgattcacatatatatcttaatccttgcaaaaatgaagcctgctttaatatcttatcgatttgaacttcacaaatggctttcatccttcatgcaaaaagataacaataaataaaaaggaagaagtaataaaagctatTTTCATGTCaagttttcttgagatgtttgtatagttggtatcctatcactcattgttgaaaaataacataaacctagttaaaatttgcctatgtcattatcctttttgttgatgacaaagggggagaaatatatgatttatgaattgatactatgagtgtcatatttaaatgagaaatatatgaattgatgctatgagttccatatttgaatttaatgttatatgaattgatgctatgagtgccattcttaaatttgaattatgttgagatatcaaaagcttgcatcgaaatatatgataaattggtgataaaattgctatgattgccatatttgcactatgttattgccatatgttATAATATctagaacttacatcgtaattctacaaattgatatcttgtcaagtgatgaaatgctatgattgctaaatgcttgaaatatttgtattatgttaagatatcaagaacttacatcgtaattttacatattgatatcttgtcatatgatgaattgctaaaattgctatctttcatatttgaaaagtaaaacctgaaaatggatgtcaagccttgacatcattttcagataaatacatcatgataggaatcatgataggagtattgataaggttaaatgatcttaacttatcaatatatctcttgaattcaaaggctttgaattcaagaatgacttatctcaagtatgacatatagatagggggagttaaggttaactctgttatcaattgattgtcatcatcaaagaggggagattgttgaatctcagattttgatgatgaagtcaattgtcatttgttatctaatacatatgttgagataagtgtgcaggattaactatgatggcagtaagacatgcagcaggagttgcgctagaatcaagaccatgatcacgttgggggttcgagagttcgacggaagtccaaacggtcgttggaggttctataggaacaaatccgagaagtctaggagtttgctaaagaagcttgtcggaactcgccaagtggatcattgtaaGTCCAAGAGATTTGTCGGAAGTCTACCGAAgcatcgtcgagagttcgtcggatgttcgccggaagttcaccggaagctcaccggaagaagcgattggcgcactagagcaagttacagtaaatgtcttaagaaatatcgtagttagcatatagattaagctaggaatgagaggtgatctcattaacttaatctgggggcaattgggcccttgacagacccaaattgggctgaatggatcagcccattcggacccagatttcttggccggcgatggcaccgcttgggtcggcggtggcaccgcctaggagctcagtctcccaggaaagttgggcggtggaaccgccctagtcatgcggtggcactgctagagcttggtctccgagctttgtcaagggGTCGTACCGCCCAGTTTGGAgatagtaccaccaggaccccggaaatccgggagatgacatttttgagctctaaattcaaaccagtttggggcctatatataccccaccctttcctgcatgaaagggcaccgaaaattcaatcttactctatgatttttagagctcaaaagtgttgtataagctagaagttctcctccctcttttcttccaagttttgatctttcaagagaagaGAGGAAATTCtataatggttgtctcctaagcccgtcaaaaagagtaaaactgtaaaagggtgattggcctttgcctattgaaggaaggcctccagtggacgtcggtgacctcatcggaggaggaagccaaaagtggatgtaggtcaagattgaccgaaccactctaaaattacggtgctctctagtttgcatttattcttgctgcttaccttactgcaaacgttcatatgtgctttacttccttattacttttgctgcactcccttacgaactcgctttcaagttaagtttccgaaaacggttttacgtcgaaaacaatttcatcttacgaatgcagttttaatcgtcgacagttttttcactgcactaattcaccccccccacttttagtgctcttgatcctaataattttaacttggtggtgaactatttttcgatcttctttaagttttattatgagttcgtgtcttttctattcaaaacactcattccaacaaatacaactgtactgcaacttttcttcaagagttcgtctttgtctactgtgacattttttATCTGAGAAACTGTTGCatcggttttctttcgaaataCATTCTGCATTTTACCCTCCCGGTGTCAATCATGAGCTTAATTTCCttcttacaattgatatcatgcctcgaattgatgaattgtcatctttgaaatttgaatcttgctaaatttcatatttgaaattcatatcatacttgaaaatgatgattgtctatcatcattctatattggaccttaaaatggatgtcatgccttaacatcatttgtattatgataaatatgtagtatcatattttgagatggtaaatcatgattggtatca of Musa acuminata AAA Group cultivar baxijiao chromosome BXJ2-3, Cavendish_Baxijiao_AAA, whole genome shotgun sequence contains these proteins:
- the LOC135607488 gene encoding uncharacterized protein LOC135607488, giving the protein MLEDIGKILEIKKTLERAIFVVGFLYNHIGALNMMREFTGNKELVRHGVTRFATSFLTLQSVHRQKHTLRNMFTSEKWVTSKWAKEAKGKRAADIILMPSFWNHIVYILKVMGPLVRVLRLVDNENKPAMGYIYEAMDRAKETIKRSFNENEEKYEKIFTIIDERWNCQLHRPLHAAGYYLNPEFFYKIKSVGFDAEVLGGLYQCVARLVPSIEVQDKIIHELSLYKNAEGLFGIPIAVRSRTTTSPAEWWSLFGNSTPNLQKFAIKVLSLTCSASGCERNWSVFEHIHSKRRNRLEHQRLHDLVYIKYNQALKTRHDLKNRFDSISLQDIDDSNEWLVGEMGANLQDAEDELVFEDDRLTWGDVARASGAGELQTYTRQMSKRKMSAKASSSAPAIVEDIENETYLDEEEGIEEQEEEDEFNEDDLCENDDNIDYDE